Proteins from one Coregonus clupeaformis isolate EN_2021a chromosome 25, ASM2061545v1, whole genome shotgun sequence genomic window:
- the LOC121539164 gene encoding claudin-20-like has translation MASTCMQIFAFILALLGIMGAMVATLLPNWKVSADVGSNIITAISQMQGLWMDCTWYSTGMFSCTLKYSVLSLPAYLQTARTTMVLSCVMAAMGLCLASLGLKCTRWGGGRRSKRHAAIASGGCFIAAGFLCLVPASWFTNEVITNFLDRSVHESNKFEPGGAVYVAFLSAGFLLVGGSIFCVSCSGKRPGHQDMILLPPPNKLLLQQKQQLLQQQQLLQQQQQDQLQHQYCSLSPLDNKTGYSLQDYV, from the coding sequence ATGGCATCCACATGCATGCAGATCTTCGCCTTCATCCTGGCATTGCTGGGCATCATGGGGGCCATGGTGGCCACACTGCTGCCCAATTGGAAGGTGAGTGCTGATGTGGGCTCCAACATCATCACAGCCATCTCCCAGATGCAGGGGCTGTGGATGGACTGCACCTGGTACAGCACCGGCATGTTCAGCTGCACCTTGAAGTACTCAGTGCTGTCGCTGCCCGCCTACCTGCAGACTGCCCGCACCACCATGGTGCTGTCCTGTGTGATGGCTGCCATGGGCCTGTGCCTGGCCTCCCTGGGCCTCAAATGTACCCGCTGGGGAGGCGGCCGGCGCTCCAAGAGGCATGCGGCCATCGCCAGTGGGGGCTGCTTCATCGCCGCCGGCTTCCTGTGCCTGGTGCCCGCTTCCTGGTTCACCAACGAGGTCATCACTAACTTCCTGGACCGCAGCGTGCATGAGAGCAATAAGTTTGAGCCCGGGGGGGCCGTGTACGTGGCCTTCCTGTCGGCAGGCTTCCTCTTGGTGGGGGGGTCCATCTTCTGCGTGTCGTGCTCGGGGAAGAGGCCCGGTCACCAGGACATGATCTTACTGCCCCCCCCCAATAAACTCTTACTGCAGCAGAAACAGCAGCTCCTACAGCAACAACAGCTCCTACAGCAACAGCAGCAGGACCAGCTCCAGCACCAGTACTGCTCCCTCTCCCCACTAGACAATAAGACAGGCTACAGCCTGCAGGACTATGTGTAG